The genomic region AAAACAGCACTTGAATTAAAGTAATATATTACAACACTATCCTTTCTTTCATCAATTACTCTCTTTAGTCTTCCTATTAACTGTTTTAAATTTGATTGTGTTATTTTTCCTTCAAATGTTGAATTTTGTTGCCATACAAGATATTCTTTTACAATTTTATGTACTCTACTTACCCTCTTTTCATTAACATCATATGCAAGA from Thermosipho affectus harbors:
- the cas2 gene encoding CRISPR-associated endonuclease Cas2, which translates into the protein MKKIIGVLGIGGEFIRYILLAYDVNEKRVSRVHKIVKEYLVWQQNSTFEGKITQSNLKQLIGRLKRVIDERKDSVVIYYFNSSAVFNKEVDGKVKWIVSNNLL